The following proteins are encoded in a genomic region of Phycisphaera sp.:
- the ptsP gene encoding phosphoenolpyruvate--protein phosphotransferase: MEVLRGIAVSPGLVIGRTFLLEDEDRRVVRRFTPAAGSAEEASRAKNALELSVADLVTVKERAEKEMGSEAAKIFLFHIGVLQDKSLRTPIFERIENEHMAAEHAVEATFGDWATRFSKMGDSAFTSKVDDLEDLRNRVLGHLMGEHNRTLEELDHQAVVVADDLTPSQAAGFNREFVQAFVTDRGGRTSHTAIVARALNIPAVVGLRDIARIAEEDTTIIVDGLEGVVILDPTDEQLDRYKERQARMERRRTVLKEQASEPSITTDGVHVRLLGNIEFPDEIAHVLEVGGEGVGLYRTEFLYLTSDTEPSEEEHYDAYRRCVEQMEGRELVIRTVDLGADKYTQHSFELPERNPFLGNRSIRFCLSNLPMFKRQLRAILRASAHGPLKIMFPLITTVQELRQAKAIVRDVMEDLVEEGIPFDPDIPMGMMVEVPAAAVIASSFARDAAFFSIGTNDLVQYTLAVDRTNERVADLFTAMHPAVLRLIRDVMRGSKSKQIPVSCCGESAAELDFAVLLIGLGVRTLSVGSYSIPQVKRLVRSVSAEECARIARRALSLESPSDVTAYVRERVRKVMPGVFDSGED; this comes from the coding sequence ATGGAGGTCCTACGCGGCATCGCGGTCTCGCCCGGCCTAGTCATCGGCCGCACCTTCCTGCTGGAAGACGAGGACCGCCGCGTCGTCCGCCGCTTTACCCCCGCCGCCGGCTCGGCCGAAGAAGCCTCGCGCGCCAAGAACGCCCTCGAGTTGTCCGTCGCCGATCTCGTGACCGTGAAGGAGCGCGCCGAGAAGGAGATGGGCTCCGAAGCCGCCAAGATCTTCCTCTTCCACATCGGCGTACTCCAAGACAAATCGCTTCGCACCCCAATCTTCGAGCGCATCGAGAACGAGCACATGGCCGCCGAGCACGCCGTCGAGGCCACCTTCGGCGACTGGGCCACCCGCTTCAGCAAGATGGGAGACTCGGCCTTCACCTCCAAGGTCGACGACCTCGAGGACCTCCGCAACCGCGTGCTCGGTCACCTCATGGGCGAGCACAACCGCACGCTCGAAGAACTCGATCACCAAGCCGTCGTCGTTGCCGACGATCTCACGCCGTCGCAGGCCGCCGGCTTCAACCGAGAGTTCGTTCAGGCCTTCGTGACCGACCGCGGCGGTCGCACCAGCCACACCGCCATCGTCGCGCGCGCCCTGAACATCCCCGCCGTGGTCGGCCTGCGCGACATCGCGCGAATCGCCGAGGAAGACACCACCATCATCGTCGACGGCCTCGAGGGCGTGGTCATCCTCGACCCCACCGACGAGCAGCTCGACCGCTACAAGGAACGCCAGGCCCGCATGGAGCGGCGCCGGACCGTCCTCAAGGAGCAGGCCTCCGAGCCCAGCATCACCACCGACGGCGTCCACGTCCGCCTGCTGGGAAACATCGAGTTCCCCGACGAGATCGCGCACGTGCTGGAGGTCGGCGGCGAGGGCGTCGGGCTCTACCGCACCGAATTCCTCTACCTCACCAGCGACACCGAGCCCTCCGAAGAAGAGCACTACGATGCCTACCGCCGCTGCGTCGAGCAGATGGAAGGCCGCGAGCTGGTCATCCGCACCGTCGACCTGGGAGCCGACAAGTACACCCAGCACAGCTTCGAGCTGCCCGAGCGCAACCCCTTCCTGGGCAACCGTTCCATCCGTTTCTGCCTGAGCAACCTGCCGATGTTCAAGCGCCAACTCCGGGCCATCCTGAGAGCCAGCGCCCACGGCCCGCTCAAGATCATGTTCCCGCTCATCACCACGGTGCAGGAGCTCCGCCAGGCCAAGGCCATCGTCCGCGACGTGATGGAAGACCTCGTCGAAGAGGGCATCCCCTTCGACCCCGACATCCCCATGGGCATGATGGTCGAGGTGCCCGCCGCCGCCGTCATCGCCTCCAGCTTCGCGCGAGACGCCGCCTTTTTCAGCATCGGCACCAACGACCTGGTCCAGTACACCCTGGCCGTCGACCGCACCAACGAGCGCGTGGCCGACCTCTTCACCGCCATGCACCCGGCCGTCCTGAGGCTCATCCGAGACGTCATGCGGGGGTCCAAGTCCAAGCAGATCCCGGTGTCCTGCTGCGGCGAGTCGGCGGCCGAACTCGACTTTGCCGTGTTGCTGATCGGCCTGGGCGTGCGTACCCTCTCCGTGGGATCGTACTCGATTCCGCAGGTCAAGCGGCTGGTTCGGAGCGTTTCCGCAGAGGAATGCGCCCGCATCGCCCGACGGGCCCTCTCGCTGGAATCGCCATCGGACGTCACCGCGTACGTCCGAGAACGCGTCCGCAAGGTCATGCCCGGCGTCTTCGATTCGGGTGAGGATTAG
- the rho gene encoding transcription termination factor Rho — protein MTKFSGLVDQPRRGDVRLRPIAGDTVQFRDDDPILPRSMVDRFGLLPGTMVEVRLSDRTASVGQNGQQGRGRGRNQRGRKPQRSGGGVKAPLADRLLSIEGIAPEDAPEPTPFAELTTIDPSPRMALEYRGCPASCRLVDMFCPIGFGQRAMVVSPPKAGKTTLLKDIATGILRNHDETELFVLLVDERPEEVTDFRRSLTGHGKDDPDKPWDSSRVTVLASSADHDAERHIQVATVTMERCKRLVELGKDVVIILDSLTRLGRAFNRSREYSSSGRTLSGGIDSKALEVPRQIFGAARQTEEAGSLTIIATALVDTGGQGDQVIFEEFKGSGNMELILDRKVSERRLFPAINLAASGTRKEDLLMPKQELETVNALRRRLLSMPPPQQIEQLLNALKRFESNEALIGMNQASSA, from the coding sequence ATGACCAAATTTTCCGGCCTGGTGGACCAACCACGGCGCGGGGATGTCCGGCTTCGGCCCATTGCGGGCGATACCGTGCAATTCCGCGATGACGACCCGATATTGCCCCGTTCCATGGTGGATCGGTTCGGGCTGTTGCCCGGGACGATGGTCGAGGTGCGGCTGAGCGATCGCACGGCGAGCGTGGGGCAGAACGGGCAGCAGGGGCGTGGTCGCGGCCGCAACCAGCGCGGCCGCAAGCCCCAGCGTTCGGGTGGTGGCGTCAAGGCGCCGCTCGCGGATCGATTGTTGTCGATCGAGGGCATCGCGCCCGAGGATGCGCCCGAGCCGACGCCGTTCGCCGAGCTGACCACGATCGACCCCAGCCCGCGGATGGCCCTGGAGTACCGCGGTTGTCCGGCGTCGTGCCGATTGGTCGACATGTTCTGCCCGATCGGCTTCGGCCAGCGCGCGATGGTGGTGAGCCCGCCCAAGGCCGGCAAGACCACGCTGCTGAAGGACATCGCCACGGGCATCCTGCGGAACCACGACGAGACGGAATTGTTCGTGCTGCTCGTCGATGAGCGGCCCGAAGAGGTGACCGACTTCCGGCGTTCGCTGACCGGGCACGGGAAGGACGACCCCGACAAGCCCTGGGACAGCTCGCGCGTGACGGTGCTTGCGTCGAGCGCCGACCACGACGCCGAGCGGCACATCCAGGTCGCCACGGTGACGATGGAACGGTGCAAGCGCCTGGTGGAGCTTGGCAAGGACGTGGTGATTATTCTGGATTCGCTGACGCGGCTCGGGCGTGCGTTCAATCGCTCGCGGGAGTATTCGAGCAGCGGGCGGACGCTGAGCGGCGGCATCGACAGCAAGGCGCTGGAGGTGCCTCGCCAGATTTTCGGTGCTGCGAGGCAGACCGAGGAGGCCGGCTCGCTGACGATCATCGCCACGGCGCTGGTGGATACCGGTGGCCAGGGCGACCAGGTGATCTTCGAGGAGTTCAAGGGCAGCGGCAACATGGAGCTGATCCTCGACCGCAAGGTGTCCGAGCGGAGGCTGTTCCCGGCGATCAACCTGGCCGCGAGCGGGACCCGCAAGGAAGACCTGCTGATGCCCAAGCAGGAACTGGAGACGGTGAACGCGCTGCGGCGTCGGCTGCTCTCGATGCCCCCGCCGCAACAGATCGAGCAACTGCTCAACGCGCTCAAGCGATTTGAGAGCAACGAGGCGTTGATCGGCATGAACCAGGCGAGTTCGGCCTAG
- a CDS encoding pyridoxine 5'-phosphate synthase, with protein sequence MIQLGVNIDHVATVRQARRGVEPDPVRAAHEAELGGADGITAHLREDRRHVQDHDLRRLRDTINVRLNLEMAATGAMVGFARKLKPHTAMLVPEGRQEVTTEGGLDVVGQVQGLKNVVGRLKEAGLIVSAFIDPALPQVEAAHAAGFDVCEVHTGPYAHAWMHCGGDFRHTELAAALEEVAVAGGEIAARGMRFNAGHALNYHNVGPIAALPGVEELHIGHAIVSRSIYTGFREAVAEMKRLMVQSARV encoded by the coding sequence ATGATCCAACTGGGTGTGAACATCGATCACGTAGCCACGGTGCGTCAGGCGCGGCGGGGCGTGGAGCCCGACCCGGTGCGGGCGGCGCACGAGGCCGAGCTTGGTGGGGCCGATGGCATCACCGCACACCTGCGCGAGGATCGCCGGCACGTGCAAGACCACGACCTGCGACGGTTGCGCGACACGATCAACGTGAGGCTGAATCTGGAGATGGCCGCGACCGGGGCGATGGTCGGTTTTGCGCGGAAGCTGAAGCCGCACACGGCGATGCTGGTGCCCGAGGGACGCCAGGAGGTGACCACCGAGGGCGGGCTGGACGTTGTTGGGCAGGTGCAGGGCCTCAAGAACGTGGTTGGGCGACTCAAAGAGGCGGGGCTGATCGTCAGCGCGTTCATCGATCCCGCGCTGCCGCAGGTGGAGGCGGCGCACGCCGCGGGGTTTGACGTGTGCGAGGTGCATACCGGGCCGTACGCCCACGCGTGGATGCATTGCGGGGGCGACTTCCGGCACACCGAATTGGCGGCGGCGCTGGAAGAAGTCGCGGTGGCCGGCGGGGAGATCGCGGCGCGTGGCATGCGGTTCAACGCGGGGCATGCGCTGAACTACCACAACGTGGGGCCGATCGCGGCGCTACCGGGCGTTGAGGAACTCCACATCGGGCACGCGATTGTCAGCCGATCGATCTATACCGGTTTTCGCGAGGCCGTTGCCGAGATGAAGCGGCTCATGGTGCAGAGCGCGAGGGTGTGA
- a CDS encoding [LysW]-lysine hydrolase encodes MTPITDQQAIDLLHDLVAMPSVSGDEAQTVALLVDRMSALGYRAHIDDAGNAVGTIGSTDADAIEIMLLGHIDTVPGHIPVRIEDGILWGRGSVDAKGPLCAFTIAAATATITDNTRLVVIGAAGEETPSSPGATLVRDQYRPHACLIGEPSGWERFAIGYKGRLLAHAVFTQDAGHSAGPHGSVAERAIAWHRDIAAHINEWNQGHEGLFDTIQTNLQSMNTESDGLHDTAHLTLGLRLPTWTNPYDLERNVRAASPGIELRFEGHAVAHRGPRTGPLPSTLSAAIGSLGGRPTATVKTGTSDMNTVAAAFDCPIVAYGPGDSTLDHTPHERLDLPEYLRTIAVLRAALPDLAEMLTPSRSAP; translated from the coding sequence GTGACACCAATCACCGACCAGCAAGCCATCGACCTTCTCCACGACCTCGTTGCCATGCCCAGCGTGTCGGGCGATGAAGCCCAAACGGTCGCGCTCCTCGTCGATCGCATGTCCGCCCTGGGCTACCGCGCGCACATCGACGACGCCGGCAACGCCGTGGGAACCATCGGCAGCACCGACGCCGATGCCATCGAGATCATGCTCCTGGGCCACATCGACACCGTGCCCGGCCACATCCCCGTGCGCATCGAGGACGGCATACTCTGGGGCCGCGGCTCGGTCGATGCCAAGGGCCCACTGTGCGCCTTCACCATCGCCGCGGCAACCGCAACCATCACCGACAACACACGCCTCGTCGTCATCGGCGCCGCCGGCGAAGAAACGCCATCATCCCCCGGCGCGACGCTCGTCCGCGATCAATACAGGCCCCACGCGTGCCTCATCGGCGAGCCCAGCGGCTGGGAACGTTTCGCCATCGGCTACAAGGGCCGCCTGCTCGCCCATGCAGTGTTCACGCAGGACGCCGGCCACTCCGCCGGCCCGCACGGCTCGGTCGCCGAGCGCGCCATCGCCTGGCATCGCGACATCGCTGCGCACATCAACGAATGGAACCAGGGCCACGAAGGCCTCTTCGACACCATCCAAACCAATCTGCAAAGCATGAACACCGAAAGCGACGGCCTGCACGACACCGCCCACCTCACCCTGGGCCTGCGCTTGCCCACGTGGACCAACCCCTACGACCTCGAACGCAACGTCCGAGCCGCCTCGCCCGGCATCGAGTTGCGATTCGAGGGCCACGCCGTCGCCCATCGGGGCCCCCGCACCGGCCCACTGCCCAGCACGCTCTCGGCGGCCATCGGCAGCCTCGGCGGCCGCCCCACCGCCACCGTCAAGACCGGCACCAGCGATATGAACACCGTCGCCGCGGCGTTTGATTGCCCCATCGTCGCGTATGGCCCGGGCGACAGCACGCTCGACCACACACCCCACGAACGCCTCGACCTCCCAGAATACCTGCGCACGATCGCCGTGCTGCGGGCCGCGTTGCCCGACCTGGCAGAGATGCTCACACCCTCGCGCTCTGCACCATGA
- a CDS encoding [LysW]-aminoadipate kinase, giving the protein MIVIKIGGAEGIGPELACDDIAALVADGQQIVVVHGGSHETNTLSQQLGVEPRFITSPSGHTSRYTDATAIDIFQMACRRLNARIVRMLRERGVDAAGLSGIDGGLWIGKRKAAIRAVEGGTTTIIRDDHSGIIERVDANFLHAVLGSGKVPVLCPPAISHDHQSINVDADRAAAITAGSLHADTLVILSNVPGLLRAFPDETTLIPSLARTDLESAIELAQGRMKRKVLAAGEAIDAEVSRVILADARRPNPIQRALSGQGTTVS; this is encoded by the coding sequence ATGATCGTCATCAAGATCGGTGGGGCCGAGGGCATCGGCCCAGAACTCGCCTGCGACGACATCGCCGCCCTCGTCGCCGATGGCCAGCAGATCGTCGTCGTCCACGGCGGCTCGCACGAGACCAACACACTGTCACAGCAACTCGGCGTCGAGCCGCGGTTCATCACCAGCCCCAGCGGCCACACCAGCCGATACACCGACGCGACGGCCATCGACATATTTCAGATGGCCTGCCGCCGGCTGAACGCTCGCATCGTCCGCATGCTCCGCGAGCGCGGCGTCGACGCGGCCGGCCTGAGCGGCATCGACGGCGGCCTGTGGATCGGCAAGCGCAAGGCTGCCATCCGCGCGGTCGAGGGTGGCACCACCACGATCATCCGCGACGACCACTCGGGCATCATCGAGCGCGTCGACGCGAACTTCCTGCACGCCGTACTCGGAAGCGGCAAGGTCCCCGTGCTCTGCCCGCCCGCAATCAGCCACGACCACCAATCCATCAACGTCGACGCCGACCGCGCCGCGGCCATCACCGCCGGCTCGCTGCACGCCGACACGCTCGTCATCCTCTCCAATGTGCCGGGCCTGCTGCGAGCGTTCCCCGACGAGACCACGCTCATCCCAAGCCTCGCACGAACCGACCTCGAAAGCGCCATCGAACTGGCCCAGGGCCGCATGAAGCGCAAGGTGCTCGCCGCGGGCGAGGCCATCGACGCGGAAGTCTCTCGGGTCATCCTCGCCGATGCACGCCGACCCAACCCCATCCAACGCGCCCTGAGCGGCCAAGGAACCACCGTCTCGTGA
- the argC gene encoding N-acetyl-gamma-glutamyl-phosphate reductase, whose translation MSALKPVSVGIIGGAGYTGGELLRLLAAHPHATVACATSRGRAGWPIGSIHPNLRGVLDLSLIDPQDVDPVDVLFLCLPHGETAANIEHYASLAHRVIDLSSDFRLRDPDLYERTYGQPHPTPTWLDRFVYGLPEADRNELMDARFISGVGCNATAMNLALLPLARAGLIDRVIADIKVGSSESGAEPSAASNHAERTNALRTFAPTGHRHSAEVRQICGEFPLHVTATTTDLIRGVLATCHVLTNRELTDKEAWQLYRNAYASEPFVRVVKERRGLYRLPEPKILAGTNFADVGFEIEPDANRVVALCAIDNLGKGAAGSAIQCMNLACGFDETAGLTFFGLHPV comes from the coding sequence TTGAGTGCCCTCAAGCCGGTCAGTGTGGGCATCATCGGTGGCGCGGGATACACCGGCGGAGAACTCCTGCGCCTGCTCGCCGCCCATCCGCACGCCACGGTCGCGTGCGCAACCTCGAGAGGCCGAGCCGGCTGGCCCATCGGCAGCATCCACCCCAACCTCCGCGGCGTGCTCGACCTCTCGCTCATCGATCCGCAGGATGTTGATCCGGTCGACGTGCTGTTCCTCTGCCTGCCCCACGGCGAGACGGCAGCCAACATCGAGCACTACGCGAGCCTCGCACACCGCGTCATCGACCTCAGCTCGGACTTCCGCCTGCGCGATCCCGATCTCTACGAACGCACGTACGGGCAGCCCCACCCGACCCCCACCTGGCTCGACCGCTTCGTCTACGGCCTGCCCGAAGCCGACCGCAACGAATTGATGGACGCCCGGTTCATCAGCGGCGTCGGCTGCAACGCCACCGCAATGAACCTCGCTCTATTGCCCCTCGCCCGCGCGGGCCTCATCGACAGAGTGATCGCCGACATCAAGGTCGGTTCGTCCGAATCGGGTGCCGAGCCGAGCGCCGCCAGCAACCACGCCGAGCGCACCAACGCCCTGCGCACCTTCGCCCCCACCGGCCACCGCCACAGCGCCGAAGTTCGACAAATCTGCGGCGAGTTCCCCCTCCACGTCACCGCCACCACCACCGATCTCATCCGCGGCGTGCTGGCCACCTGCCACGTGCTGACCAACCGCGAACTGACCGACAAGGAAGCCTGGCAGCTCTACCGCAACGCGTACGCCAGCGAGCCATTCGTCCGCGTTGTGAAGGAACGGCGCGGCCTCTACCGCCTGCCCGAGCCCAAGATCCTCGCGGGCACCAACTTCGCCGACGTGGGCTTCGAGATCGAGCCCGATGCGAACCGCGTCGTCGCGCTGTGCGCCATCGACAACCTGGGCAAGGGCGCCGCCGGCTCCGCCATCCAATGCATGAACCTCGCCTGCGGCTTCGACGAGACCGCCGGCCTCACCTTCTTCGGTCTGCATCCCGTTTAG
- the lysX gene encoding lysine biosynthesis protein LysX produces the protein MRITLLHTRVRVEERLLLDEFERRGLAVDLVHADEAVLDLTALREPSDEPHVLLDRCLSHTKALAIVRAYESRGAICLNPSAVTHTCGDKLLTTLALTDAGVPSPRTVAAFSHEGAVQAAEQLGYPVVIKPCVGSWGRMVGRLNDRDALEAVLEHKIALGGPQHGVIYLQELINKPDRDIRAFVVGGQTIAAIMRHGEHWITNTARGGRAEGLPVSPELDDLCQRAASAVGGTEHSLLAIDLMECPQRGLLVCEVNSTMEFRNSIETTGVDIPARIIDHAIEVAINQAVVA, from the coding sequence ATGCGCATCACCCTGCTGCACACCCGCGTCCGCGTCGAAGAGCGGCTGCTGCTCGACGAATTCGAGCGCCGCGGCTTGGCCGTCGACCTCGTCCACGCCGACGAGGCGGTGCTCGATCTGACGGCATTGCGTGAGCCCAGCGACGAGCCGCACGTGCTGCTCGACCGCTGCCTGAGCCACACCAAGGCCCTGGCCATCGTCCGCGCATACGAATCGCGTGGGGCGATCTGCCTCAATCCCTCCGCCGTGACGCACACGTGCGGCGACAAGTTGCTGACCACGCTAGCACTTACTGACGCGGGGGTCCCATCACCGCGCACGGTCGCCGCATTCAGCCACGAGGGCGCGGTCCAGGCCGCCGAACAACTCGGCTACCCCGTGGTCATCAAGCCCTGCGTGGGCTCGTGGGGTCGCATGGTCGGCCGATTGAACGATCGCGACGCGCTCGAGGCCGTCCTCGAACACAAGATCGCCCTGGGCGGCCCGCAGCACGGCGTGATCTACCTCCAGGAACTGATCAACAAGCCCGACCGCGACATTCGCGCCTTCGTCGTCGGCGGACAGACCATCGCCGCCATCATGCGCCACGGCGAGCACTGGATCACCAACACCGCGCGAGGCGGGCGGGCGGAGGGGCTGCCCGTCTCGCCGGAGTTGGACGATCTCTGCCAGCGTGCGGCCTCGGCGGTCGGCGGGACGGAACACAGCCTGCTGGCAATCGACCTCATGGAGTGCCCGCAGCGCGGCCTGCTCGTGTGCGAGGTGAACTCGACCATGGAGTTCCGCAACTCCATCGAGACCACAGGCGTCGACATCCCAGCACGGATTATCGACCACGCGATCGAAGTTGCCATCAACCAGGCGGTGGTCGCTTGA
- the lysW gene encoding lysine biosynthesis protein LysW — protein MSQIAPPSTETLTATCPECGSTITLARAPRRHEIVRCPDCGAELEVTSVEPITLALAPEVEEDWGE, from the coding sequence ATGAGCCAGATCGCACCCCCCAGCACCGAGACCCTGACCGCCACCTGCCCCGAGTGCGGCTCGACCATCACGCTCGCCCGGGCACCCCGACGCCACGAGATCGTCCGCTGCCCCGATTGCGGGGCCGAGCTCGAGGTGACCAGCGTCGAGCCGATCACCCTGGCGCTGGCTCCCGAGGTCGAGGAAGACTGGGGCGAGTAA